A window of Lepidochelys kempii isolate rLepKem1 chromosome 1, rLepKem1.hap2, whole genome shotgun sequence contains these coding sequences:
- the LOC140899562 gene encoding folate receptor alpha-like, with translation MAAQWAVLGLLAACLASAAKESVLNVCMDAKHHKTQPGPEGALHGQCAPWKDNACCTAETSTGAHQDQSYLYSFNWAHCRVMPDKCKWHFIQDTCLYECSPNLGPWIHQADTSWRRERILNVPLCKEDCEQWWEDCKDAVTCKENWHKGWNWTSGTNRCPRSSTCQPFKYVFPRPADLCEKIWSNSYKYTLEHRGGGRCIQMWFDPAQGNPNVAVAKYYAQNGRDASPAPWAGLLLPPALLSLL, from the exons ATGGCAGCCCAGTGGGCAGTGCTGGGGCTGTTGGCTGCCTGCCTGGCCAGTGCTGCGAAGGAATCGGTGCTGAACGTGTGCATGGATGCCAAGCACCACAAAACCCAGCCAGGCCCGGAGGGGGCGCTGCATGGCCAG TGTGCCCCGTGGAAAGACAACGCCTGCTGCACGGCTGAGACCAGCACAGGGGCTCACCAGGACCAGTCCTACCTGTACAGCTTCAACTGGGCCCACTGCAGGGTGATGCCAGACAAGTGCAAGTGGCACTTCATCCAGGACACGTGTCTGTACGAGTGCTCGCCCAACCTGGGGCCCTGGATCCACCAG GCGGATACCAGCTGGCGCCGGGAGAGGATCCTCAACGTCCCGCTGTGCAAGGAGGACTGCGAGCAGTGGTGGGAGGACTGCAAGGACGCCGTCACCTGCAAAGAGAACTGGCACAAGGGCTGGAACTGGACTTCGG ggaCCAACCGGTGCCCCCGCAGCTCCACATGCCAGCCATTCAAGTACGTCTTCCCCCGGCCGGCAGACCTGTGTGAGAAGATCTGGTCCAACTCGTACAAATACACCCTGGAGCACCGGGGCGGCGGGCGCTGCATCCAGATGTGGTTCGACCCTGCCCAGGGGAACCCCAACGTGGCCGTGGCCAAGTACTACGCCCAGAacgggagagatgcctctcctgCACCATGGGCTGGCCTGCTGCTGCCTCCTGCTCTCCTGtccctgctctga